A part of Bacteroidota bacterium genomic DNA contains:
- a CDS encoding arginine--tRNA ligase, whose amino-acid sequence MGELRIEELLKGKVVEGIKFLFDQSVSPNQITFQKTKQEFEGDITLLVFPLTKVSKKSPEETANKIGEYLKQNIPEVKSFNVVKGFLNLVVADEYWIKYLTSTINHQPSTISETVMVEFSSPNTNKPLHLGHIRNNLLGSSISNILKASGKKVVRVNLVNDRGIHICKSMLAWKKWGNGETPQSSGMKGDHLVGKYYVLFDQNLKSQVPSAKSQEEIQNAPLMKEVQELLRKWEAGDSETIALWKKMNGWVHDGFEKTYKDLGVEFEKTYYESETYLLGKKTVEEGLQKNIFYKKDDGSVWIDLTKDGLDEKLLLRSDGTSVYITQDLGTAIERQKEFHFDRKIYVVGNEQEYHFKVLFLVLKKLGYEWAENLFHLSYGMVDLPSGKMKSREGTVVDADDLIAEMIQTAKAKTQELGKADELSSEEAEKLYKMIGMSALKYFILKVDPKKRMLFNPEESIDFNGNTGPFIQYTYARIRSVLRKSQITNHKSQEIQNILPKEKNVIKLIHDYPKIISESAEQYNPGHVANYVFDLAKEFNQFYQEIPILKAEKEEEKNFRLLLSEKTSAVIKSSLELLGIAVPERM is encoded by the coding sequence ATGGGCGAATTACGAATTGAAGAATTACTGAAAGGGAAAGTAGTTGAAGGAATAAAATTTCTTTTCGACCAATCCGTTTCTCCCAATCAAATCACTTTTCAGAAAACCAAGCAGGAATTTGAGGGAGATATTACGCTGTTAGTTTTTCCGCTGACGAAGGTTTCAAAAAAATCTCCCGAAGAAACCGCAAACAAAATCGGAGAATATCTCAAGCAGAATATTCCTGAAGTAAAATCATTTAATGTTGTAAAAGGATTTTTGAATCTTGTCGTTGCAGATGAATACTGGATAAAATATTTAACATCAACCATCAACCATCAACCATCAACCATTTCGGAAACCGTTATGGTTGAATTTTCTTCTCCGAACACAAACAAACCTCTTCACCTCGGTCACATCAGAAATAATTTGCTCGGAAGTTCCATTTCAAATATTCTAAAAGCAAGCGGAAAAAAAGTTGTTCGAGTAAATCTTGTGAACGACAGAGGAATTCATATTTGCAAATCAATGCTCGCTTGGAAAAAATGGGGGAACGGAGAAACTCCGCAATCGAGCGGAATGAAGGGAGATCATCTGGTGGGGAAATATTATGTTCTCTTTGACCAAAATCTCAAGTCCCAAGTCCCAAGCGCCAAGTCCCAAGAAGAAATACAAAATGCACCATTGATGAAGGAAGTTCAGGAACTATTAAGGAAATGGGAGGCGGGAGATTCGGAAACAATCGCTCTCTGGAAAAAAATGAACGGCTGGGTACATGACGGCTTTGAAAAAACCTATAAAGATTTAGGGGTGGAATTTGAAAAAACTTATTATGAATCTGAAACATATTTACTCGGAAAAAAAACTGTAGAAGAAGGATTGCAGAAAAATATTTTTTATAAAAAAGATGACGGTTCCGTTTGGATTGATTTAACGAAAGACGGTTTGGATGAAAAACTTCTTCTGCGCTCGGATGGAACATCTGTTTACATCACGCAGGATTTGGGAACTGCGATTGAGCGGCAAAAAGAATTTCACTTCGACAGAAAAATTTATGTGGTAGGAAATGAACAAGAGTATCACTTCAAAGTTTTATTTCTCGTTCTGAAAAAACTTGGTTACGAATGGGCAGAGAACCTTTTTCATCTTTCTTACGGAATGGTTGATCTTCCATCCGGCAAAATGAAATCGCGTGAAGGAACAGTAGTGGATGCAGATGATTTAATTGCGGAAATGATTCAAACCGCCAAAGCAAAAACTCAGGAGTTAGGAAAAGCAGATGAACTTTCTTCCGAAGAAGCAGAAAAACTTTATAAGATGATTGGAATGTCAGCGCTGAAATATTTCATTCTTAAAGTTGACCCGAAGAAAAGAATGCTTTTCAATCCTGAAGAATCTATTGACTTTAACGGAAACACGGGCCCATTCATTCAATATACGTACGCGAGAATTCGTTCGGTGTTAAGAAAATCACAAATCACAAATCACAAATCACAAGAAATCCAAAATATTCTTCCAAAAGAAAAAAATGTAATCAAACTCATTCATGATTATCCAAAAATTATTTCTGAATCAGCAGAGCAATATAATCCCGGACATGTTGCAAATTATGTTTTTGATTTAGCAAAGGAGTTCAACCAATTCTATCAGGAAATTCCGATTCTAAAAGCGGAAAAAGAAGAAGAGAAAAATTTCAGATTACTGCTTTCTGAAAAAACTTCAGCAGTAATTAAATCTTCGCTTGAACTTTTAGGCATTGCGGTTCCTGAAAGAATGTAA
- a CDS encoding arginase, translated as MKKIKLIEVKSEIGAGTRGAGLGVDAIKTAALDFGSSFFKRHESVEVPNENRLLLEPVENDFAKRIKGVYSFTERLAKQVSEFCKEEGTFPIVLAGDHTSAIGVTTGIKMAFPEKKLGIIWIDAHADIHSPYTTPSGNMHGMPIATILGEDNKEMQVNKPDEETIQWWEKLKHIGNISPKAHYEDIVMVSVRDFERQEEYLLKKHSVKNTSVAEIRNRGVERVAALMLASLDTCDLIYISFDVDAMDPEISKGTGTPVPGGLTEKEAGNLIYYLLRSKKVCCLEVVEINPTLDKENLMAENAFEILLKATNQLINDF; from the coding sequence GTGAAAAAAATAAAACTCATAGAAGTAAAATCCGAAATCGGTGCGGGCACACGCGGGGCAGGATTGGGCGTTGATGCAATCAAAACCGCTGCGCTTGATTTCGGAAGTTCTTTTTTCAAGCGCCACGAATCGGTGGAAGTTCCCAATGAGAACCGCTTGCTGCTCGAGCCCGTTGAAAATGATTTTGCGAAAAGAATAAAAGGAGTTTATTCATTCACCGAGCGCCTTGCAAAACAAGTTTCAGAATTTTGCAAAGAGGAAGGAACATTTCCCATCGTACTCGCGGGCGACCACACTTCTGCCATCGGAGTTACAACAGGAATTAAAATGGCGTTCCCAGAAAAAAAACTCGGCATCATCTGGATTGACGCGCACGCGGATATTCATTCGCCTTACACAACTCCATCGGGCAATATGCACGGAATGCCGATTGCAACAATTCTCGGAGAAGACAACAAGGAAATGCAGGTGAACAAACCCGATGAAGAAACAATTCAGTGGTGGGAAAAATTAAAACACATTGGAAATATTTCTCCGAAGGCTCATTATGAAGACATCGTGATGGTTTCTGTCCGCGACTTTGAAAGGCAGGAAGAATATCTTTTGAAGAAACACAGCGTGAAAAATACTTCTGTTGCAGAAATTAGAAATCGCGGAGTGGAAAGAGTTGCTGCGCTCATGCTTGCTTCGCTTGATACCTGCGATTTGATTTATATTTCTTTTGATGTAGACGCAATGGATCCGGAAATTTCCAAAGGCACCGGCACTCCTGTTCCGGGAGGACTCACCGAAAAAGAAGCAGGCAATCTTATTTATTATTTGCTGCGAAGCAAAAAAGTTTGCTGCCTCGAAGTGGTGGAAATAAATCCTACACTCGACAAAGAAAACCTGATGGCAGAAAATGCATTTGAGATTTTGCTGAAGGCGACCAATCAATTGATAAACGATTTCTAA
- a CDS encoding arginine decarboxylase: MKNKYRDLIQQTFHFPQEGFNVVDGELHFCDVPLMDIIKQYGTPLKITYLPKIGQQIQKAKKLFNVAMAKADYKGSYTYCYCTKSSHFSFVVDEVLKNDVHIETSSAYDIPIVKELYRQGKIDKNTWVVCNGYKRKPYPQFIVDLINNGFKNVIPVLDNKSELEYYKRYVKGKCNLGIRIASEEEPTYDYYTSRLGIRYKEIVPFYKERIKGNKKLKLKMLHFFVSAGIKDTIYYWTELAKCLNVYAELKRICPELDSLNVGGGLPIRTSLGFEYDYEYIIEEIISQIKTFCKQNKVKEPNIFTEFGSFTVGESGAALYSVADQKQQNDRELWYMIDSSFITTLPDTWGINQRFILLSVNHWDKEYQRVNLGGLSCDGLDYYNTEAHTEQIFLPKIGHGSDGPLYIGFFHTGAYQESLAGYGGIQHCLIPSPKHVLIDRDENGEITTKLFAKEQTFKSMLKTLGY, from the coding sequence ATGAAAAATAAATATCGGGATTTGATTCAGCAAACATTTCACTTTCCGCAGGAGGGTTTCAATGTGGTTGACGGTGAACTGCATTTTTGCGATGTGCCGCTGATGGACATCATCAAGCAATATGGCACGCCTCTTAAAATAACTTACCTGCCGAAAATCGGGCAGCAGATTCAGAAAGCAAAAAAACTTTTTAACGTGGCGATGGCGAAAGCGGATTACAAAGGAAGTTATACGTATTGCTACTGCACCAAGAGTTCGCATTTTTCTTTTGTGGTGGATGAAGTGCTGAAGAACGATGTGCACATTGAAACTTCTTCCGCTTATGATATTCCGATTGTGAAAGAATTATATCGCCAGGGAAAGATTGACAAAAACACCTGGGTGGTTTGCAACGGATACAAACGTAAACCGTATCCGCAGTTTATTGTTGACCTGATTAATAACGGTTTCAAAAATGTAATTCCCGTTTTGGATAATAAAAGCGAATTAGAATATTACAAGCGCTATGTGAAAGGAAAATGTAATCTCGGAATCAGAATTGCTTCGGAAGAAGAACCGACCTATGATTATTATACTTCGCGTTTGGGAATCCGCTACAAAGAGATTGTTCCTTTTTATAAGGAAAGAATAAAAGGAAATAAAAAGTTGAAATTAAAAATGCTTCACTTCTTTGTGAGTGCGGGAATCAAGGATACAATTTATTACTGGACGGAACTTGCAAAATGTCTGAACGTGTATGCCGAGCTGAAAAGAATTTGTCCTGAACTCGATTCGCTGAACGTGGGCGGTGGTTTGCCAATCCGCACTTCGCTCGGCTTTGAATACGATTACGAGTACATCATCGAAGAAATTATTTCGCAGATAAAAACTTTCTGCAAGCAGAACAAAGTGAAAGAGCCGAACATCTTCACCGAATTCGGTTCGTTCACCGTTGGCGAAAGCGGTGCCGCACTTTATTCCGTTGCCGACCAGAAACAGCAGAACGACCGCGAACTCTGGTATATGATTGATTCGTCATTCATCACCACGCTTCCTGACACTTGGGGAATTAATCAGCGATTCATTTTACTTTCCGTGAATCACTGGGACAAAGAATATCAGCGCGTGAATCTCGGAGGATTGAGTTGTGATGGCTTGGATTATTACAACACCGAAGCGCACACCGAGCAAATTTTTCTTCCGAAGATTGGTCACGGAAGCGATGGTCCTTTATATATAGGATTCTTTCACACGGGCGCTTACCAGGAATCGCTCGCTGGCTATGGCGGAATTCAGCATTGCCTCATTCCATCACCCAAACACGTTTTGATAGACCGCGATGAGAACGGAGAAATCACCACAAAACTTTTTGCGAAGGAGCAAACATTTAAATCAATGCTGAAGACGCTGGGATATTGA